A window of the Desulfobacula toluolica Tol2 genome harbors these coding sequences:
- the resB gene encoding cytochrome c biogenesis protein ResB translates to MKKNQTIPELIWRFFCSVKLTVYLLVLLASTSIIGTVILQNGTGQQYVKLYGEAFYKLIKVLNIDDMYNAWWFLALIFMLCINIVVCSIERLSFTWKIIFPKKITFNPERFRKLKNCEAFTVDKDASSLSEAYESVLFKTIGKVIKEKNDTGIMMYAEKGRWTRIGVYVVHSSILLLLIGALIGSVFGFKANLQLDEGETSDTVFVVKKRVPVKLDFSIRCNDFDVKFYDTGAPEEFKSNLTIIENGKESFTKDILVNHPLRYKGINIFQSSYGTAKPDRVQLDMIQHSDNHVTSKIVKIGDEIQLPQDQGLFKLEGFLPHFDFRGHNLGEAFIGRITQNDGKSFQIGIPVKFPTFDKMRKGTFAFVIKEFEKKYYTGLQITKDPGIWYVYSGFILMIIGCWITFFMSHQSCYIEIKSSQGNGSKVFVSGSTNRNRQGMKLKIQKIVTKLKDK, encoded by the coding sequence TTGAAAAAAAATCAAACAATTCCCGAATTAATCTGGCGGTTTTTTTGTTCTGTAAAACTGACCGTTTATCTGCTTGTGCTTCTTGCCAGCACATCTATTATCGGAACGGTTATCCTTCAGAATGGAACAGGCCAGCAATATGTAAAACTTTATGGCGAAGCGTTTTATAAACTGATTAAGGTTTTAAATATTGATGATATGTATAATGCATGGTGGTTTCTTGCCCTGATCTTTATGCTGTGTATCAATATAGTTGTGTGTTCAATTGAAAGGCTTTCCTTTACATGGAAAATTATTTTTCCCAAAAAAATTACATTTAATCCTGAACGATTCAGGAAACTGAAAAATTGTGAAGCTTTTACGGTTGATAAAGATGCTTCATCCTTGTCCGAAGCTTATGAAAGCGTTTTATTCAAAACAATTGGAAAAGTCATTAAAGAGAAAAACGACACCGGGATAATGATGTATGCGGAAAAAGGAAGGTGGACAAGAATTGGTGTGTATGTAGTTCATTCCAGTATTCTTTTGTTGCTCATCGGGGCATTAATCGGGTCTGTTTTTGGATTCAAGGCCAACCTGCAATTGGATGAGGGAGAAACCTCTGACACGGTTTTTGTCGTTAAAAAAAGAGTGCCGGTAAAACTTGATTTTTCCATCCGGTGTAATGACTTTGATGTTAAATTTTATGATACAGGCGCACCTGAAGAGTTTAAATCAAATTTGACGATAATTGAGAACGGCAAAGAAAGCTTTACCAAAGATATCCTTGTCAATCATCCTCTCAGATACAAAGGCATCAATATTTTTCAATCCTCTTACGGCACGGCTAAACCGGACAGGGTCCAGCTTGATATGATCCAACATTCTGACAACCATGTTACAAGCAAAATCGTAAAAATCGGAGATGAAATTCAATTGCCCCAGGACCAGGGATTATTCAAGCTTGAAGGGTTTTTGCCCCATTTTGATTTCAGAGGTCATAATCTTGGAGAAGCATTTATAGGAAGAATCACACAAAATGACGGCAAAAGTTTTCAAATTGGTATTCCCGTCAAATTCCCGACTTTTGATAAGATGAGAAAAGGGACCTTTGCCTTTGTCATCAAAGAATTTGAAAAAAAATACTATACAGGTCTTCAGATTACCAAAGATCCTGGAATATGGTATGTTTATTCAGGCTTTATCCTGATGATTATCGGATGCTGGATTACTTTTTTTATGTCGCATCAGTCCTGTTATATTGAAATTAAATCCTCCCAAGGCAATGGTTCAAAGGTTTTTGTTTCAGGCAGCACCAATCGAAACCGCCAGGGAATGAAACTTAAAATTCAAAAAATTGTAACAAAATTAAAGGATAAGTAA
- the ccsB gene encoding c-type cytochrome biogenesis protein CcsB produces MNSSLALSSATFIYALASVFYIGSFTFKKQVLSKLGFIVLVIGFLANTAGIILRWIESYQMGYGHAPFANMYESLVFFSWTVAILYIFVELKYKERIIGVFASPLVFLAIAYASLSPDISSKISPLIPALKSNWLIAHVITCFLGYSGFAVAFGFSIMYFVKPKNPDAKSIFAKLPSWELIDELTYQMVVFGFLFLTIGIITGAVWANSAWGKYWGWDPKETWSLITWFVYAIFMHLRMMKGWYGRKLAWVSIIGFIAVLFTYFGVNYLLSGLHSYA; encoded by the coding sequence ATGAATAGTTCTCTTGCATTATCGTCTGCAACATTTATTTATGCGCTGGCCTCGGTTTTTTATATCGGGTCTTTTACCTTTAAAAAGCAAGTCCTTTCAAAACTTGGTTTTATTGTTCTGGTAATAGGGTTTTTGGCGAATACCGCCGGCATCATTCTACGGTGGATCGAGTCTTATCAGATGGGATACGGTCATGCACCTTTTGCCAATATGTATGAATCCCTGGTGTTTTTTTCCTGGACGGTTGCCATCCTTTATATTTTTGTTGAACTAAAATACAAAGAACGTATTATCGGCGTATTTGCATCTCCCCTGGTATTTCTTGCCATTGCCTATGCATCCCTTTCTCCTGATATCAGCAGTAAAATTTCCCCCTTAATCCCGGCACTGAAAAGCAATTGGCTCATCGCCCATGTCATTACCTGTTTTTTAGGTTATTCAGGTTTTGCCGTAGCTTTCGGTTTCAGTATCATGTATTTTGTCAAACCCAAAAACCCTGATGCCAAATCCATATTTGCAAAGCTTCCTTCGTGGGAACTCATTGATGAATTGACGTATCAGATGGTGGTTTTCGGATTTCTTTTCCTTACCATCGGCATTATTACCGGTGCGGTCTGGGCCAATTCAGCATGGGGTAAGTACTGGGGCTGGGACCCCAAAGAAACCTGGTCTCTTATCACCTGGTTTGTTTATGCTATTTTTATGCATTTAAGAATGATGAAAGGCTGGTATGGCAGAAAGCTTGCCTGGGTTTCCATTATCGGTTTCATAGCTGTTTTGTTTACTTATTTCGGAGTAAATTATTTGCTTAGCGGGCTTCATAGTTACGCTTAA
- the qrcA gene encoding menaquinone reductase multiheme cytochrome c subunit QrcA, translating into MSEIENKTENGSMESAGECTAGDAKDDKGLGLGIIFFIVAFVVCFLSGTLLFPKLLYSKKEQPFNFDHALHVGEAGDCDACHSFREDGSFTGIPKLAACLDCHSEEPLGETEDEALFVEEYVANEKEIPWYIYSQQPDCVFFSHAAHTQAAGMDCVACHGPIGESTSSRPYEENRITGYSRDIWGKNIWGIKKHSWDRMKMDDCAECHKEETGHQGYCFQCHK; encoded by the coding sequence ATGAGTGAAATAGAAAACAAAACTGAAAATGGTTCTATGGAGAGTGCGGGGGAATGCACTGCCGGAGATGCAAAAGATGATAAAGGATTAGGACTTGGCATCATCTTTTTTATTGTTGCATTTGTTGTATGCTTTTTATCCGGTACTCTGTTGTTTCCCAAATTGCTCTATTCAAAAAAAGAGCAACCTTTTAATTTTGATCACGCGCTTCATGTTGGTGAGGCCGGTGATTGTGATGCTTGTCATTCTTTTAGAGAAGACGGCAGTTTTACCGGTATCCCCAAGCTCGCTGCCTGCCTGGATTGTCATTCTGAAGAGCCATTGGGTGAGACAGAAGATGAGGCCCTGTTCGTAGAAGAGTATGTGGCAAATGAGAAAGAAATCCCATGGTATATTTATTCGCAACAACCGGATTGTGTCTTTTTCTCCCATGCGGCACACACCCAGGCTGCTGGTATGGATTGCGTAGCATGTCATGGCCCGATTGGAGAATCAACATCTTCAAGACCCTATGAAGAGAACAGAATTACCGGCTATAGTCGTGATATCTGGGGTAAAAATATCTGGGGAATTAAAAAACATTCCTGGGATCGTATGAAGATGGATGACTGCGCAGAGTGTCACAAAGAGGAAACAGGCCACCAGGGATATTGTTTCCAGTGCCACAAGTAA
- the qrcB gene encoding menaquinone reductase molybdopterin-binding-like subunit QrcB, whose amino-acid sequence MKVDRRSFLGLGLGAVAGIAVSPVGIKLTDDSSIWTQNWPWTPVPVDGEVKYESSVCSLCPGSCGINVRKIDDRPVKIEGLADHPINAGGACLHGIAGLQYLYDPSRVKTPLKKNGDNFEEISWDDAIALVAEKLSAIRKSGSPEKLACITDNDQGSVCGLFKRLLKTFGSPNFYTMPSLESYLEMTAATVHGKGNTIGFDLENSSFVLSFGAGIIEGWGSPVNCFKANASRKERHAKLYQIEPRLSNTAANADKWIPIKPGTEADLALGMCAVILKNNLFDSAAAANFKGGLNKLDALLQKDYTPAKTSEITGVKVSDIEKIATLFAKSKMPVAVFGKGRGNGSQSLKELVAVHTLNCLVGNINKKGGVFVQPQNEYLKFPNKLMDGVADTGVAKNRAGQEINQLFETITKSSKPAVEALFVYNANPCYELHDSKRIKQAFEKIPFVVSFSSFLDETAKQADIILPSHTFIERLEDVPSGGGLSKKVVGLTKPVSKPVFNTKNPGDTLILIAKALEGNIARSFDWESYEQCLESVTPGIWDALSEDGYAVLSEGVPTRLVSVNVSFIADNPAKVQAQGDYELTLIPIDNIRLISSGTSASPFAVKTVSDKVLKGMDSFVEINPLTARGFGLKDNGYATLTTPMGSARVMVNFNEGMMPGVIGMVKGLGHTFDNKYVSNKGINVNDLIGPVIESGSGLDAAFGIKAKISKA is encoded by the coding sequence ATGAAAGTTGACAGAAGAAGCTTCTTGGGATTGGGACTTGGCGCAGTTGCGGGTATTGCAGTTTCCCCTGTGGGGATTAAACTTACAGATGATTCTTCCATCTGGACCCAGAACTGGCCATGGACTCCTGTCCCTGTTGACGGAGAAGTAAAATATGAAAGTTCGGTTTGCAGCCTCTGTCCCGGAAGCTGTGGTATAAATGTCAGGAAAATAGACGACAGGCCCGTTAAAATTGAAGGCCTTGCAGACCATCCTATAAATGCCGGCGGTGCCTGCCTTCATGGAATTGCCGGTCTTCAGTATTTGTATGACCCTTCAAGAGTTAAAACTCCATTAAAAAAGAATGGTGATAACTTCGAAGAAATATCCTGGGATGATGCTATTGCACTTGTCGCTGAAAAACTTTCTGCTATACGGAAAAGCGGATCACCTGAAAAACTTGCCTGCATCACAGATAATGATCAGGGATCGGTTTGCGGCCTGTTTAAACGCTTGCTCAAAACATTTGGTTCTCCCAATTTTTATACCATGCCAAGCCTTGAATCTTATCTTGAAATGACGGCAGCAACAGTACATGGTAAAGGGAATACAATTGGATTCGATCTTGAAAATTCAAGTTTTGTTTTAAGCTTTGGCGCAGGGATCATCGAAGGTTGGGGGTCTCCTGTTAATTGCTTTAAGGCAAATGCATCCAGAAAAGAAAGGCATGCAAAACTTTATCAAATTGAGCCTCGGTTATCCAATACTGCTGCAAATGCTGATAAATGGATACCCATAAAACCTGGAACCGAAGCGGATCTGGCCCTTGGAATGTGCGCGGTTATTTTGAAAAACAACTTGTTTGACAGTGCAGCTGCAGCTAATTTTAAAGGTGGATTGAACAAATTGGATGCATTGCTCCAAAAGGATTATACTCCTGCAAAAACGTCTGAAATTACCGGGGTAAAAGTCTCTGATATTGAAAAAATCGCCACTTTGTTTGCCAAATCAAAGATGCCGGTTGCAGTTTTTGGCAAAGGCCGTGGCAATGGTTCCCAAAGTCTGAAAGAACTTGTTGCTGTTCATACCTTGAACTGTCTGGTGGGCAATATCAATAAAAAGGGTGGTGTTTTTGTCCAGCCCCAAAATGAGTATCTTAAGTTTCCGAATAAATTAATGGATGGCGTTGCAGATACCGGAGTTGCAAAAAATAGAGCAGGACAAGAAATCAACCAGCTTTTTGAAACAATAACCAAATCTTCAAAACCTGCTGTTGAAGCTCTTTTTGTCTACAATGCAAATCCGTGTTACGAGTTGCATGATTCCAAGCGTATCAAGCAGGCCTTTGAAAAAATTCCTTTTGTTGTGAGCTTTTCTTCGTTCCTTGATGAAACAGCAAAACAAGCGGATATTATTCTGCCAAGCCATACGTTCATTGAACGACTTGAAGACGTTCCTTCAGGTGGCGGGCTTTCAAAGAAGGTTGTAGGGCTGACCAAGCCTGTGAGCAAACCGGTATTTAACACGAAAAATCCCGGAGATACTCTCATCTTGATTGCAAAAGCCTTGGAAGGCAATATTGCCCGGAGCTTTGACTGGGAATCTTATGAACAATGTCTGGAAAGTGTTACTCCTGGCATCTGGGATGCCTTGTCAGAAGACGGTTATGCTGTTTTGTCCGAAGGCGTTCCAACCCGTTTAGTATCTGTTAATGTCTCTTTTATTGCCGATAACCCTGCAAAGGTTCAGGCCCAGGGAGATTATGAGCTTACATTGATCCCCATTGACAACATAAGACTGATCAGTTCAGGAACTTCTGCATCTCCTTTTGCCGTTAAGACGGTTTCAGATAAGGTTTTAAAAGGCATGGACAGTTTTGTAGAGATTAATCCTTTAACTGCCAGGGGCTTTGGTCTTAAAGATAATGGTTATGCTACATTGACAACACCCATGGGCTCAGCCCGTGTGATGGTAAATTTTAACGAAGGAATGATGCCGGGTGTGATCGGAATGGTCAAAGGCCTTGGTCATACCTTTGATAATAAGTATGTGTCAAACAAAGGTATCAATGTAAATGACTTAATCGGCCCGGTAATTGAATCTGGTTCAGGACTGGATGCTGCCTTTGGAATTAAAGCAAAAATTTCCAAGGCCTAA
- the qrcC gene encoding menaquinone reductase iron-sulfur cluster-binding subunit QrcC, giving the protein MKQENNKAHKFGMVIDLDKCTGCGSCMVSCMSENNVPFKEDESNKKDSITWMRVYKLTNGKSFPDTEIAYVPRPCQHCGGKGDHGHSPCVSVCPATATDYGYDTGIVSQIYTRCFGCRYCMGACPYHARYFNWWDPKWPEGMEKYLSPNVSPRMRGVVEKCSFCYHRYQAARDTAYVEGRDDIEEHEYQTACTTACPAGAIVFGDLNNPDHQVHKIVKPDPHPDPRNKHVVGKSRNPKVFRLLERLGTNPKVYYLSEREWVRKAGDNYLDGEWDKFKNHHGSSSHD; this is encoded by the coding sequence ATGAAACAAGAAAATAACAAAGCACATAAGTTCGGAATGGTTATTGATCTGGACAAATGCACCGGATGCGGGTCGTGCATGGTTTCGTGCATGTCTGAGAACAATGTTCCGTTTAAGGAGGATGAGTCCAATAAAAAGGATAGCATCACCTGGATGCGTGTTTATAAATTAACAAATGGTAAATCCTTTCCTGATACTGAAATTGCATATGTACCAAGGCCTTGTCAGCACTGCGGAGGAAAAGGTGATCATGGTCACTCTCCTTGTGTTTCCGTTTGCCCTGCCACTGCAACCGACTATGGCTATGATACGGGAATTGTCAGCCAGATTTATACACGCTGTTTTGGATGTCGATATTGCATGGGAGCATGCCCCTATCATGCAAGGTATTTTAACTGGTGGGACCCCAAATGGCCCGAAGGCATGGAAAAATACCTGAGTCCCAATGTATCTCCGAGGATGAGAGGGGTCGTGGAAAAATGCAGCTTCTGTTATCACAGATACCAGGCTGCAAGGGATACTGCATACGTTGAAGGCCGTGATGATATTGAGGAACACGAATATCAGACTGCCTGCACCACAGCTTGTCCGGCAGGTGCAATTGTATTCGGGGATCTTAATAATCCCGATCATCAGGTCCATAAGATTGTCAAACCTGATCCCCACCCTGATCCAAGAAACAAACATGTGGTCGGAAAATCAAGAAATCCTAAAGTATTCAGGCTTCTTGAACGACTTGGAACCAATCCAAAAGTTTATTATCTTTCCGAACGCGAATGGGTTAGAAAAGCAGGTGATAATTACCTGGATGGCGAGTGGGATAAATTTAAGAATCATCATGGGTCTTCATCCCATGATTAA
- the qrcD gene encoding menaquinone reductase integral membrane subunit QrcD, giving the protein MDSALIPEGAKRCSFPKFTIGIAIVGAVLLWGVYAMFLCWFKGLNQTNMNDYYGFALWIWADLAVIAVGGGAFFTGLLRYIFKIDELKNIINFAVIIGFICYSSALLILAIDIGQPLRGWFIFWHANVHSMLTEVAFCLSCYFAVLTIEFIPNILENRQANKVPFFHHLAHNMHGVMAIFAATGAFLSFFHQGSLGGVAGVMYGRPFAVREGLLIWPWTFFLFTWSAAAFGPCFTLLVTKITEVITGKKLVKDNVVNLLAKISGWMITTYIVAKIIDTIYWASVTVPSLGFKLSHFYTDNSFYGYWILLTEIVLCGIVPGLILIKKSTRENPALRLIAITLGVIGVCLNRWVMVLQIMAVPVMSFDTWALYIPSWQEVATTVLPVAYGIILIAITYRYLPVFPQEQELNSNPVAETE; this is encoded by the coding sequence ATGGATTCTGCATTAATACCTGAAGGTGCAAAACGGTGTTCATTTCCAAAATTCACCATTGGAATTGCAATCGTTGGTGCCGTACTTCTTTGGGGCGTTTATGCCATGTTCCTTTGCTGGTTTAAAGGCCTGAACCAGACCAATATGAATGATTATTACGGATTTGCCCTTTGGATCTGGGCTGATCTTGCCGTCATTGCAGTTGGGGGGGGCGCATTTTTTACAGGGCTGTTGCGATATATTTTTAAAATTGATGAGCTGAAAAATATCATAAATTTTGCCGTTATCATCGGTTTTATCTGTTATAGTTCGGCATTGCTGATTCTTGCCATTGATATTGGACAGCCGCTTCGGGGCTGGTTTATTTTCTGGCATGCCAATGTTCATTCAATGTTGACAGAGGTGGCATTTTGCCTGTCTTGTTATTTTGCGGTATTGACTATTGAGTTTATCCCCAATATTCTTGAAAACCGTCAGGCTAACAAAGTGCCGTTTTTTCATCACCTTGCACATAATATGCATGGTGTGATGGCTATTTTTGCCGCAACCGGTGCTTTTCTTTCTTTTTTTCATCAAGGATCTCTTGGCGGGGTTGCAGGCGTAATGTATGGCCGTCCTTTTGCCGTCAGGGAAGGTCTGTTGATCTGGCCCTGGACTTTCTTTTTGTTTACATGGTCTGCGGCTGCATTCGGTCCTTGCTTTACCCTTCTGGTGACAAAAATAACTGAAGTTATTACCGGAAAAAAACTGGTTAAAGATAATGTTGTAAATCTTCTGGCCAAAATATCCGGTTGGATGATAACCACCTATATCGTTGCCAAAATTATTGATACCATTTACTGGGCAAGCGTAACAGTCCCAAGTCTTGGATTTAAGCTAAGTCATTTTTATACTGACAACAGTTTTTATGGATACTGGATACTGCTGACTGAAATTGTATTATGCGGCATTGTTCCGGGTTTGATTCTTATCAAAAAATCAACGCGTGAAAATCCGGCTTTGAGACTTATTGCAATTACTCTTGGTGTTATCGGGGTTTGTCTGAACAGATGGGTCATGGTTCTTCAAATCATGGCGGTTCCGGTAATGAGTTTTGATACCTGGGCACTTTATATTCCAAGCTGGCAGGAAGTTGCAACTACTGTTCTGCCCGTGGCCTATGGAATCATCCTGATTGCCATTACATATCGTTACCTTCCTGTTTTCCCCCAGGAGCAGGAACTTAATTCAAATCCAGTGGCAGAGACGGAATAA
- a CDS encoding (Fe-S)-binding protein, with the protein MAEAVIRLGNKNRKNIFLNKVKELLPEGGNLSACLTCGACASGCPATGLDNMDPRKFLRMAALGMDDEIAKSDWPWMCTMCQRCIYVCPMQIDIPQLVFNARALRPREERPTGILGSCDMALRNESTSAMGASPEDFEFVVGDVLEEYREAQPEFADMQAPIDKEGAEFFLNQNSREPVTEPDEMIPQWKILHLAGVDWTYGSRGWAGENYCMFLADDDAWKKVTGTTVDQANKLGCKTFLNTEUGHVTFSVRAGVKKYNLEHNFEIKNIYEYYAKWIREGKLKVNSDWNKDLKIKFTVQDPCQIVRKSYGDPIADDLRFVVKSVVGEENFVDMQPNKSNNYCCGGGGGFLQSGFKEERLEYGRLKDNQIKATGADYCIAGCHNCHAQIHELSEHYGGNYPVVHLWTLICLSLGILGPNEREYLGDDLKDVNVFHPETAL; encoded by the coding sequence ATGGCAGAAGCTGTCATTAGGCTTGGAAATAAAAACCGAAAAAATATTTTTTTGAACAAAGTCAAAGAATTGCTGCCTGAAGGCGGCAATTTAAGTGCTTGTTTAACTTGCGGCGCTTGCGCCTCAGGGTGTCCTGCCACAGGACTTGATAATATGGATCCCAGAAAATTTCTTCGAATGGCTGCGTTAGGTATGGATGATGAAATCGCCAAATCTGACTGGCCCTGGATGTGTACCATGTGCCAGCGTTGCATTTATGTATGTCCCATGCAGATCGATATCCCCCAATTGGTCTTTAATGCCAGAGCACTTCGCCCCAGAGAAGAAAGACCTACAGGTATCCTTGGGTCCTGTGACATGGCCCTGAGAAATGAAAGTACAAGTGCCATGGGAGCCTCTCCGGAGGATTTTGAATTTGTCGTCGGTGATGTATTGGAAGAATACAGGGAGGCTCAGCCTGAATTCGCAGATATGCAGGCCCCTATTGATAAAGAAGGTGCTGAATTTTTTCTGAACCAGAATTCCAGGGAACCTGTGACAGAACCTGACGAAATGATACCCCAATGGAAAATTCTTCACTTGGCTGGCGTTGACTGGACCTATGGCAGTCGAGGATGGGCAGGTGAAAACTATTGCATGTTCCTGGCGGATGACGATGCATGGAAAAAGGTAACCGGAACAACAGTGGATCAGGCCAACAAGCTTGGGTGTAAGACCTTTCTCAATACCGAATGAGGTCACGTAACATTTTCAGTCCGGGCCGGAGTGAAAAAATACAACCTTGAGCATAACTTTGAAATTAAAAACATATATGAATATTATGCAAAATGGATCCGTGAAGGAAAACTAAAGGTCAATTCCGATTGGAATAAAGATCTTAAAATAAAATTTACCGTACAGGATCCATGTCAAATTGTCAGAAAAAGCTATGGTGATCCCATTGCCGATGATTTGCGTTTTGTTGTAAAATCGGTTGTTGGAGAAGAAAATTTTGTAGATATGCAGCCAAACAAATCTAATAATTATTGTTGCGGCGGCGGCGGCGGTTTTCTCCAATCAGGGTTTAAAGAGGAGCGACTCGAATACGGAAGATTAAAAGACAATCAAATCAAGGCCACAGGGGCCGATTATTGCATTGCAGGCTGTCATAATTGTCATGCCCAGATCCATGAACTGAGCGAGCATTATGGTGGGAATTACCCTGTAGTTCATCTATGGACTTTGATTTGCCTGTCATTAGGAATATTAGGGCCAAATGAGCGGGAATATCTGGGAGATGACTTGAAAGATGTTAACGTATTTCACCCGGAAACGGCTCTTTAA
- a CDS encoding CGGC domain-containing protein has translation MEKVVVVGCGSYMDQGYGCPGEWRCLKAAAQGDGTFENPSQVIGFVKCECPGRTVVPSIGMAMKLSEIKPDKIYLSSCLANAVPGCPYTGAKDLADIIEKKTGIGVVVGTHDYH, from the coding sequence ATGGAAAAAGTAGTGGTTGTCGGATGCGGTTCATATATGGACCAGGGATATGGCTGCCCGGGCGAATGGCGTTGCTTGAAGGCAGCCGCACAGGGCGATGGCACATTCGAAAATCCATCCCAGGTTATTGGTTTTGTCAAATGTGAATGCCCCGGACGAACCGTTGTTCCCAGTATTGGCATGGCAATGAAATTGTCTGAAATCAAACCTGATAAAATATATTTGAGTTCCTGCCTGGCCAATGCCGTTCCGGGATGTCCCTATACCGGTGCAAAGGACCTGGCAGACATCATAGAAAAGAAAACCGGAATTGGTGTTGTTGTAGGTACCCACGATTACCATTAA